In Rhodamnia argentea isolate NSW1041297 chromosome 11, ASM2092103v1, whole genome shotgun sequence, one genomic interval encodes:
- the LOC115742083 gene encoding uncharacterized protein At4g06744-like isoform X3 — MAQKPCPNSSALLLLLLVIFYSCLVQASGGISTAETGREALEIVIGGGGGYPPAPAPENGYCPPPPPPLEPECPPPPPPPPPPPPPPPPPISPRLLLVKKPIQRFKRRISKGRCDPKKVTATWKGDNVCKYTGFACAIVPGYNELGLAGADFNRFGFCNDKGRLRIDNFIEELPDLVFFHANSNNVTGGIPLNISTIKYFYELDLSNNKLKGAFPLQVLGAINLTFLDLRFNSLTGPIPPQVFTLDLEVLFLNNNFFTGTIPKNLGQTPVSYLTLANNKFTGPIPRSIGQTSKTLLEVLFLNNQLSGCLPYEIGLLKKTTTFDASINQLTGPIPLSFGCLQQMYQLNLSSNHLYGPVPETVCSLPKLKALTLNNNYFTQVGPKCRKLIKKKKLDVRMNCISDLPSQRSPAECAAFFAKQIKCPNERSLSYVPCKISQSVAEDTSKGSLTPEIAPAPSPAYAALNRHQ; from the exons ATGGCCCAAAAACCATGTCCCAACTCCTCCGCATTGCTGCTTTTGCTCTTGGTCATCTTCTATTCTTGCCTTGTCCAAGCTTCTGGCGGCATTTCGACCGCAGAAACAGGCCGAGAGGCACTTGAAATAGTaattggcggcggcggcggctaccCACCGGCTCCTGCCCCAGAGAATGGGTATtgccctcctccccctccccctctagAGCCTGAATGCCCAccacctccgcctccgc cgccgccgccgccgccgccgccgccgc CCCCAATAAGCCCGAGGCTGCTACTAGTGAAGAAGCCAATACAGAGGTTCAAGAGGCGGATAAGCAAAGGCAGGTGCGACCCTAAGAAAGTCACTGCGACCTGGAAAGGCGATAACGTCTGCAAGTACACAGGCTTTGCCTGTGCAATTGTACCTGGCTACAATGAGTTGGGTCTCGCTGGTGCCGACTTCAATCGCTTCGGTTTCTGCAATGACAAGGGACGGCTCAGAATCGACAACTTCATTGAGGAACTACCAGATCTGGTATTCTTTCATGCAAACTCCAATAACGTCACCGGTGGCATCCCCCTCAACATTTCCACGATCAAGTATTTCTACGAGCTCGACTTGAGCAACAACAAGCTAAAAGGAGCATTCCCATTGCAAGTTCTAGGCGCTATCAATCTCACTTTCTTAGATCTCAGGTTCAACTCCCTGACTGGACCGATACCACCGCAAGTATTCACTTTGGACCTCGAAGTTCTCTTCCTCAACAACAACTTCTTCACAGGAACGATTCCGAAAAATCTTGGCCAAACACCCGTAAGTTATCTCACCCTAGCCAACAACAAGTTCACAGGCCCAATTCCTCGGAGCATCGGGCAAACTTCAAAGACCTTGCTAGAGGTGCTGTTCCTGAATAACCAATTATCGGGTTGCCTTCCATATGAAATAGGACTCTTGAAGAAAACAACTACTTTCGACGCCAGTATCAATCAGTTGACTGGTCCAATACCACTTTCCTTCggctgtctgcagcagatgtatCAGCTAAACTTGTCAAGTAACCATTTATATGGGCCAGTACCTGAGACGGTGTGCTCGCTGCCGAAGCTGAAAGCTCTAACACTGAACAACAATTACTTCACACAGGTTGGGCCGAAATGCAGGAAGTTGATCAAGAAGAAAAAGCTCGATGTAAGGATGAACTGCATTTCAGATCTTCCGTCACAGAGATCTCCAGCGGAATGTGCTGCCTTCTTCGCCAAGCAGATAAAGTGCCCGAATGAGAGGTCATTGAGTTATGTACCCTGCAAGATTAGTCAGTCAGTTGCTGAAGACACCTCCAAAGGGTCATTGACACCTGAGATTGCTCCAGCACCATCACCTGCTTATGCGGCACTGAATAGGCACCAATAG
- the LOC115742083 gene encoding uncharacterized protein At4g06744-like isoform X4, with the protein MAQKPCPNSSALLLLLLVIFYSCLVQASGGISTAETGREALEIVIGGGGGYPPAPAPENGYCPPPPPPLEPECPPPPPPPPPPPPPPPISPRLLLVKKPIQRFKRRISKGRCDPKKVTATWKGDNVCKYTGFACAIVPGYNELGLAGADFNRFGFCNDKGRLRIDNFIEELPDLVFFHANSNNVTGGIPLNISTIKYFYELDLSNNKLKGAFPLQVLGAINLTFLDLRFNSLTGPIPPQVFTLDLEVLFLNNNFFTGTIPKNLGQTPVSYLTLANNKFTGPIPRSIGQTSKTLLEVLFLNNQLSGCLPYEIGLLKKTTTFDASINQLTGPIPLSFGCLQQMYQLNLSSNHLYGPVPETVCSLPKLKALTLNNNYFTQVGPKCRKLIKKKKLDVRMNCISDLPSQRSPAECAAFFAKQIKCPNERSLSYVPCKISQSVAEDTSKGSLTPEIAPAPSPAYAALNRHQ; encoded by the exons ATGGCCCAAAAACCATGTCCCAACTCCTCCGCATTGCTGCTTTTGCTCTTGGTCATCTTCTATTCTTGCCTTGTCCAAGCTTCTGGCGGCATTTCGACCGCAGAAACAGGCCGAGAGGCACTTGAAATAGTaattggcggcggcggcggctaccCACCGGCTCCTGCCCCAGAGAATGGGTATtgccctcctccccctccccctctagAGCCTGAATGCCCAccacctccgcctccgc cgccgccgccgccgccgccgcc CCCAATAAGCCCGAGGCTGCTACTAGTGAAGAAGCCAATACAGAGGTTCAAGAGGCGGATAAGCAAAGGCAGGTGCGACCCTAAGAAAGTCACTGCGACCTGGAAAGGCGATAACGTCTGCAAGTACACAGGCTTTGCCTGTGCAATTGTACCTGGCTACAATGAGTTGGGTCTCGCTGGTGCCGACTTCAATCGCTTCGGTTTCTGCAATGACAAGGGACGGCTCAGAATCGACAACTTCATTGAGGAACTACCAGATCTGGTATTCTTTCATGCAAACTCCAATAACGTCACCGGTGGCATCCCCCTCAACATTTCCACGATCAAGTATTTCTACGAGCTCGACTTGAGCAACAACAAGCTAAAAGGAGCATTCCCATTGCAAGTTCTAGGCGCTATCAATCTCACTTTCTTAGATCTCAGGTTCAACTCCCTGACTGGACCGATACCACCGCAAGTATTCACTTTGGACCTCGAAGTTCTCTTCCTCAACAACAACTTCTTCACAGGAACGATTCCGAAAAATCTTGGCCAAACACCCGTAAGTTATCTCACCCTAGCCAACAACAAGTTCACAGGCCCAATTCCTCGGAGCATCGGGCAAACTTCAAAGACCTTGCTAGAGGTGCTGTTCCTGAATAACCAATTATCGGGTTGCCTTCCATATGAAATAGGACTCTTGAAGAAAACAACTACTTTCGACGCCAGTATCAATCAGTTGACTGGTCCAATACCACTTTCCTTCggctgtctgcagcagatgtatCAGCTAAACTTGTCAAGTAACCATTTATATGGGCCAGTACCTGAGACGGTGTGCTCGCTGCCGAAGCTGAAAGCTCTAACACTGAACAACAATTACTTCACACAGGTTGGGCCGAAATGCAGGAAGTTGATCAAGAAGAAAAAGCTCGATGTAAGGATGAACTGCATTTCAGATCTTCCGTCACAGAGATCTCCAGCGGAATGTGCTGCCTTCTTCGCCAAGCAGATAAAGTGCCCGAATGAGAGGTCATTGAGTTATGTACCCTGCAAGATTAGTCAGTCAGTTGCTGAAGACACCTCCAAAGGGTCATTGACACCTGAGATTGCTCCAGCACCATCACCTGCTTATGCGGCACTGAATAGGCACCAATAG
- the LOC115742083 gene encoding uncharacterized protein At4g06744-like isoform X2: MAQKPCPNSSALLLLLLVIFYSCLVQASGGISTAETGREALEIVIGGGGGYPPAPAPENGYCPPPPPPLEPECPPPPPPPPPPPPPPPPPPISPRLLLVKKPIQRFKRRISKGRCDPKKVTATWKGDNVCKYTGFACAIVPGYNELGLAGADFNRFGFCNDKGRLRIDNFIEELPDLVFFHANSNNVTGGIPLNISTIKYFYELDLSNNKLKGAFPLQVLGAINLTFLDLRFNSLTGPIPPQVFTLDLEVLFLNNNFFTGTIPKNLGQTPVSYLTLANNKFTGPIPRSIGQTSKTLLEVLFLNNQLSGCLPYEIGLLKKTTTFDASINQLTGPIPLSFGCLQQMYQLNLSSNHLYGPVPETVCSLPKLKALTLNNNYFTQVGPKCRKLIKKKKLDVRMNCISDLPSQRSPAECAAFFAKQIKCPNERSLSYVPCKISQSVAEDTSKGSLTPEIAPAPSPAYAALNRHQ, translated from the exons ATGGCCCAAAAACCATGTCCCAACTCCTCCGCATTGCTGCTTTTGCTCTTGGTCATCTTCTATTCTTGCCTTGTCCAAGCTTCTGGCGGCATTTCGACCGCAGAAACAGGCCGAGAGGCACTTGAAATAGTaattggcggcggcggcggctaccCACCGGCTCCTGCCCCAGAGAATGGGTATtgccctcctccccctccccctctagAGCCTGAATGCCCAccacctccgcctccgcctccg ccaccgccgccgccgccgccgccg CCCCCAATAAGCCCGAGGCTGCTACTAGTGAAGAAGCCAATACAGAGGTTCAAGAGGCGGATAAGCAAAGGCAGGTGCGACCCTAAGAAAGTCACTGCGACCTGGAAAGGCGATAACGTCTGCAAGTACACAGGCTTTGCCTGTGCAATTGTACCTGGCTACAATGAGTTGGGTCTCGCTGGTGCCGACTTCAATCGCTTCGGTTTCTGCAATGACAAGGGACGGCTCAGAATCGACAACTTCATTGAGGAACTACCAGATCTGGTATTCTTTCATGCAAACTCCAATAACGTCACCGGTGGCATCCCCCTCAACATTTCCACGATCAAGTATTTCTACGAGCTCGACTTGAGCAACAACAAGCTAAAAGGAGCATTCCCATTGCAAGTTCTAGGCGCTATCAATCTCACTTTCTTAGATCTCAGGTTCAACTCCCTGACTGGACCGATACCACCGCAAGTATTCACTTTGGACCTCGAAGTTCTCTTCCTCAACAACAACTTCTTCACAGGAACGATTCCGAAAAATCTTGGCCAAACACCCGTAAGTTATCTCACCCTAGCCAACAACAAGTTCACAGGCCCAATTCCTCGGAGCATCGGGCAAACTTCAAAGACCTTGCTAGAGGTGCTGTTCCTGAATAACCAATTATCGGGTTGCCTTCCATATGAAATAGGACTCTTGAAGAAAACAACTACTTTCGACGCCAGTATCAATCAGTTGACTGGTCCAATACCACTTTCCTTCggctgtctgcagcagatgtatCAGCTAAACTTGTCAAGTAACCATTTATATGGGCCAGTACCTGAGACGGTGTGCTCGCTGCCGAAGCTGAAAGCTCTAACACTGAACAACAATTACTTCACACAGGTTGGGCCGAAATGCAGGAAGTTGATCAAGAAGAAAAAGCTCGATGTAAGGATGAACTGCATTTCAGATCTTCCGTCACAGAGATCTCCAGCGGAATGTGCTGCCTTCTTCGCCAAGCAGATAAAGTGCCCGAATGAGAGGTCATTGAGTTATGTACCCTGCAAGATTAGTCAGTCAGTTGCTGAAGACACCTCCAAAGGGTCATTGACACCTGAGATTGCTCCAGCACCATCACCTGCTTATGCGGCACTGAATAGGCACCAATAG
- the LOC115742083 gene encoding uncharacterized protein At4g06744-like isoform X1 has protein sequence MAQKPCPNSSALLLLLLVIFYSCLVQASGGISTAETGREALEIVIGGGGGYPPAPAPENGYCPPPPPPLEPECPPPPPPPPPPPPPPPPPPPISPRLLLVKKPIQRFKRRISKGRCDPKKVTATWKGDNVCKYTGFACAIVPGYNELGLAGADFNRFGFCNDKGRLRIDNFIEELPDLVFFHANSNNVTGGIPLNISTIKYFYELDLSNNKLKGAFPLQVLGAINLTFLDLRFNSLTGPIPPQVFTLDLEVLFLNNNFFTGTIPKNLGQTPVSYLTLANNKFTGPIPRSIGQTSKTLLEVLFLNNQLSGCLPYEIGLLKKTTTFDASINQLTGPIPLSFGCLQQMYQLNLSSNHLYGPVPETVCSLPKLKALTLNNNYFTQVGPKCRKLIKKKKLDVRMNCISDLPSQRSPAECAAFFAKQIKCPNERSLSYVPCKISQSVAEDTSKGSLTPEIAPAPSPAYAALNRHQ, from the exons ATGGCCCAAAAACCATGTCCCAACTCCTCCGCATTGCTGCTTTTGCTCTTGGTCATCTTCTATTCTTGCCTTGTCCAAGCTTCTGGCGGCATTTCGACCGCAGAAACAGGCCGAGAGGCACTTGAAATAGTaattggcggcggcggcggctaccCACCGGCTCCTGCCCCAGAGAATGGGTATtgccctcctccccctccccctctagAGCCTGAATGCCCAccacctccgcctccgcctccg ccaccgccgccgccgccgccgccgccg CCCCCAATAAGCCCGAGGCTGCTACTAGTGAAGAAGCCAATACAGAGGTTCAAGAGGCGGATAAGCAAAGGCAGGTGCGACCCTAAGAAAGTCACTGCGACCTGGAAAGGCGATAACGTCTGCAAGTACACAGGCTTTGCCTGTGCAATTGTACCTGGCTACAATGAGTTGGGTCTCGCTGGTGCCGACTTCAATCGCTTCGGTTTCTGCAATGACAAGGGACGGCTCAGAATCGACAACTTCATTGAGGAACTACCAGATCTGGTATTCTTTCATGCAAACTCCAATAACGTCACCGGTGGCATCCCCCTCAACATTTCCACGATCAAGTATTTCTACGAGCTCGACTTGAGCAACAACAAGCTAAAAGGAGCATTCCCATTGCAAGTTCTAGGCGCTATCAATCTCACTTTCTTAGATCTCAGGTTCAACTCCCTGACTGGACCGATACCACCGCAAGTATTCACTTTGGACCTCGAAGTTCTCTTCCTCAACAACAACTTCTTCACAGGAACGATTCCGAAAAATCTTGGCCAAACACCCGTAAGTTATCTCACCCTAGCCAACAACAAGTTCACAGGCCCAATTCCTCGGAGCATCGGGCAAACTTCAAAGACCTTGCTAGAGGTGCTGTTCCTGAATAACCAATTATCGGGTTGCCTTCCATATGAAATAGGACTCTTGAAGAAAACAACTACTTTCGACGCCAGTATCAATCAGTTGACTGGTCCAATACCACTTTCCTTCggctgtctgcagcagatgtatCAGCTAAACTTGTCAAGTAACCATTTATATGGGCCAGTACCTGAGACGGTGTGCTCGCTGCCGAAGCTGAAAGCTCTAACACTGAACAACAATTACTTCACACAGGTTGGGCCGAAATGCAGGAAGTTGATCAAGAAGAAAAAGCTCGATGTAAGGATGAACTGCATTTCAGATCTTCCGTCACAGAGATCTCCAGCGGAATGTGCTGCCTTCTTCGCCAAGCAGATAAAGTGCCCGAATGAGAGGTCATTGAGTTATGTACCCTGCAAGATTAGTCAGTCAGTTGCTGAAGACACCTCCAAAGGGTCATTGACACCTGAGATTGCTCCAGCACCATCACCTGCTTATGCGGCACTGAATAGGCACCAATAG
- the LOC115742084 gene encoding probable 2-oxoglutarate-dependent dioxygenase At3g50210, whose protein sequence is MSTDFKTIPLIDIGPLLAKCDDPKMGEDPGVAEVVRQLDQACREAGFFYVKGHGIPDSLIKKVRTSTHEFFKLPCEEKLKIKMTPAAGYRGYQRVGENITKGVPDMHEAIDCYREVRQGMYGDLGKVMEGCNQWPVDPPHLKPIMEEYISLCTELSRKIMRGIALALGGSPSEFEGQRAGDPFWVLRIIGYPGASKANGLGSPENDIGCGAHTDYGLLTLVNQDDGITALQVKNLSGEWISAVPVPGTFVCNIGDMLKIWSNGLYDSTLHRVINGCPRYRVCVAYFYEPNFDVPVEPLDVCVRRTGGTKKFGRACYGEHLVSKVQTNFVV, encoded by the exons atgtCTACCGACTTCAAAACAATCCCTCTAATCG ATATCGGTCCCCTTTTGGCCAAGTGCGATGATCCGAAAATGGGTGAAGATCCGGGCGTGGCTGAAGTCGTCAGGCAGTTGGATCAGGCTTGCAGAGAGGCTGGTTTCTTCTACGTG AAGGGCCATGGTATTCCCGACTCCCTCATTAAAAAGGTTAGAACCTCGACgcatgaatttttcaaacttcctTGTGAAGAGAAGTTGAAGATCAAGATGACTCCAGCGGCAGGATACAG GGGATACCAGCGCGTTGGTGAAAACATCACCAAAGGTGTACCTGACATGCATGAGGCCATTGAT TGTTACAGAGAAGTGAGACAAGGGATGTATGGAGATCTTGGCAAGGTCATGGAAGGATGTAACCAGTG GCCAGTTGATCCTCCACATTTAAAACCAATCATGGAGGAATACATTAGCCTTTGCACTG AACTTTCAAGAAAGATCATGAGAGGTATTGCGTTAGCGTTAGGCGGATCCCCAAGTGAATTTGAAGGTCAAAGAGCTGGAGACCCATTTTGGGTATTGCGTATAATTGGTTATCCAGGTGCATCAAAAGCAAATGGCCTTGGAAGTCCTGAAAATGACATTGGATG CGGAGCGCACACTGATTATG GTTTGTTGACTCTGGTGAATCAGGATGACGGCATCACTGCTCTTCAG GTCAAAAACCTCTCTGGTGAGTGGATCTCTGCTGTTCCTGTTCCCGGAACATTTGTTTGCAACATAGGCGACATGCTCAAG ATTTGGTCCAATGGCTTATATGACTCAACATTGCATCGCGTAATTAATGGTTGCCCAAGATATCGAGTCTGTGTAGCATACTTTTATGAG CCCAATTTCGATGTCCCAGTGGAGCCTTTAGATGTCTGTGTGAGGAGAACTGGCGGAACCAAGAAGTTCGGAAGAGCATGCTATGGAGAGCATTTAGTTAGCAAAGTCCAAACAAATTTTGTGGTGTAA